In one window of Microbacterium maritypicum DNA:
- a CDS encoding MarR family winged helix-turn-helix transcriptional regulator gives MQSSGVPPFDADGADFIPARPATALLRDFIELSELFESSLADELGVNPTDLQVMEHLLMSGPLAPTELARRVGLSAGATTTSVDRLVALDHVSREPHPNDRRGILVAPRRASRDKAMGRLIPMIMGIDAELDAFTPAEQDVITRYLRQVSESLRRHAHSGSSDSE, from the coding sequence ATGCAATCGAGCGGGGTGCCACCTTTCGACGCCGACGGGGCGGACTTCATCCCTGCCCGTCCGGCGACGGCCCTGCTTCGGGACTTCATCGAACTCAGCGAACTCTTCGAGTCCTCCCTCGCGGATGAACTCGGGGTCAACCCCACCGATCTGCAGGTGATGGAGCACCTGCTCATGAGCGGTCCTCTGGCCCCGACCGAGCTCGCGCGGAGAGTGGGGCTCTCTGCGGGCGCGACCACCACGTCCGTCGACCGCCTCGTCGCGCTCGACCACGTCTCCCGAGAACCCCACCCGAACGACCGCCGAGGAATCCTCGTAGCTCCGCGGCGCGCGTCGCGTGACAAGGCGATGGGTCGCCTGATCCCCATGATCATGGGGATCGACGCTGAACTGGACGCCTTCACGCCTGCCGAACAAGACGTGATCACCCGCTACCTGCGGCAGGTCAGCGAGTCTCTGCGGCGGCACGCCCATTCGGGATCATCGGACTCCGAATGA
- a CDS encoding FhaA domain-containing protein: MGLLDSFEKGLERAVNSAFAKTFRSGIQPVEIASALRREADTKAAVVSRDRIIAPNSFVVRLSADDAERMRGLGGALTDELHALLTAHATSQGYSFAGPLSISLEADEKVATGTVRVSSGTVEGRVSWQAVVDVDGRRHSISRARTVIGRGSDADITIADAGSSRKHVEILWDGERAMMRDLGSTNGTKVNGQKLREAALPTDTTITIGRTDLVFRIVPVAAPSRPAARGDDATRAFGALG; the protein is encoded by the coding sequence GTGGGACTACTTGACAGCTTTGAGAAGGGTCTCGAACGCGCAGTTAACAGCGCGTTCGCCAAGACCTTCCGTAGCGGCATCCAGCCTGTGGAGATCGCTTCGGCGCTGCGGCGTGAAGCCGACACGAAGGCCGCGGTCGTGAGCCGCGATCGCATCATCGCGCCCAACAGCTTCGTGGTGCGTCTGAGCGCCGACGATGCGGAGCGGATGCGCGGGCTCGGCGGCGCTCTCACGGACGAGCTGCACGCTCTTCTCACCGCGCACGCCACGTCGCAGGGCTATAGCTTCGCGGGACCGCTCTCGATCAGCCTCGAAGCCGACGAGAAGGTCGCGACCGGCACGGTGCGCGTGAGCTCGGGCACCGTCGAGGGCCGCGTCAGCTGGCAGGCCGTGGTCGACGTCGACGGTCGTCGCCACTCCATCTCCCGCGCCCGCACCGTGATCGGTCGAGGCTCGGATGCCGACATCACGATCGCTGACGCGGGGTCGAGCCGCAAGCACGTCGAGATCCTGTGGGACGGCGAGCGCGCCATGATGCGCGACCTCGGTTCCACCAACGGCACGAAGGTCAACGGGCAGAAGCTGCGCGAAGCCGCCCTCCCGACAGACACGACGATCACGATCGGACGCACCGACCTGGTGTTCCGCATCGTCCCCGTGGCCGCACCCTCGCGTCCCGCGGCCAGGGGCGATGACGCCACCCGAGCGTTCGGAGCCCTCGGTTGA
- a CDS encoding FHA domain-containing protein FhaB/FipA translates to MSELILLLLRIGFLLLMWFFVFGVVYSLRADLFGVRVRKLPVEATAGAPAAAGAPAAPVSKPASARPSTGPATVATAKRLVITSGPKAGLELPLSADSLTIGRSSESALVIRDDYTSSHHARLMLRGDSWAIQDLDSTNGTFVAGQRVSGSPVALSLGTPIKVGATTFELRA, encoded by the coding sequence TTGAGTGAACTGATCCTTCTTCTCCTGCGCATCGGGTTCCTCCTCCTGATGTGGTTCTTCGTGTTCGGTGTCGTGTACTCGCTGCGCGCCGACCTCTTCGGTGTGCGAGTGCGCAAGCTCCCCGTCGAGGCGACGGCAGGGGCACCTGCGGCCGCGGGTGCACCCGCGGCCCCCGTTTCGAAGCCGGCATCCGCCCGCCCGTCGACCGGACCGGCGACGGTCGCGACCGCCAAGCGTCTCGTGATCACCTCAGGCCCCAAGGCGGGTCTCGAGCTGCCGCTCAGCGCCGACTCCCTCACGATCGGCCGCTCCAGTGAGTCCGCTCTCGTGATCCGTGACGACTACACGTCCAGTCACCACGCGCGCCTGATGCTGCGCGGCGACAGCTGGGCGATCCAGGACCTCGACTCCACCAACGGCACCTTCGTCGCGGGCCAGCGCGTCTCCGGCTCGCCCGTCGCCCTCTCGCTCGGCACGCCCATCAAGGTGGGCGCCACGACCTTCGAGCTGCGAGCCTGA
- a CDS encoding PP2C family protein-serine/threonine phosphatase, producing MVFEGSSVAISHTGKVRSNNQDSGYSGANLFVVADGMGGHAGGDVASSIAIQRLEPLDQPYASTEDAQASLQAAATTAAGDLIRAAKDRPELAGLGTTVSAIIMVDEYAVIGHIGDSRIYLYRDDALTQITADHTFVQRLVDSGRITPEEARYHPRRSVLMRVLSDMDSDPELDMFVMHTQPGDRWLLCSDGLSGVVDEPHILKAMQLGLAPGRTADNLLKQALDGGAPDNVTIVLVDVGGQHPIHSGTPTIVGSASNPDGVYVPPVRPPRGNWLHPVRQAANEPSHFEPAPEYLEELIEEDRRRAKRRRLGWIAGALVVIAMLGVTAFAAYSWTQTRYFIGADEDSVVIFQGVQQNIGPITLSTPIQDTDILLANLPPYQRASVERTITARSLSDAMAIVDRLKAGADANTIETPLPTPMPTPVDTPEGGEG from the coding sequence ATGGTCTTCGAAGGCTCGAGCGTCGCGATCTCCCACACCGGGAAGGTCCGCTCCAACAACCAGGATTCCGGTTACTCCGGAGCGAACCTCTTCGTCGTCGCCGATGGCATGGGCGGCCACGCCGGTGGTGACGTCGCCTCGAGCATCGCGATCCAGCGTCTGGAGCCCCTCGACCAGCCGTATGCGTCGACGGAAGACGCGCAAGCCTCACTGCAGGCCGCGGCCACCACGGCAGCGGGCGACCTCATCCGTGCCGCGAAGGATCGACCGGAGCTCGCCGGTCTCGGAACCACCGTCAGCGCGATCATCATGGTCGACGAGTACGCGGTCATCGGCCACATCGGCGACTCGCGCATCTACCTCTACCGCGACGACGCCCTGACGCAGATCACCGCCGACCACACCTTCGTGCAGCGCCTGGTCGACTCGGGCCGCATCACCCCGGAAGAGGCGCGCTACCACCCCCGCCGCTCCGTGCTCATGCGCGTGCTCAGCGACATGGACTCCGACCCCGAGCTCGACATGTTCGTCATGCACACGCAACCCGGCGACCGCTGGCTGCTCTGCTCCGACGGACTCTCCGGCGTGGTCGACGAACCCCACATCCTCAAGGCCATGCAGCTCGGCCTCGCTCCGGGACGCACCGCCGACAACCTCCTCAAGCAGGCGCTCGACGGCGGAGCGCCCGACAACGTCACGATCGTCCTGGTCGACGTCGGCGGTCAGCACCCGATCCACTCGGGCACGCCCACGATCGTGGGCTCGGCCTCGAACCCCGACGGCGTGTACGTACCCCCGGTGCGCCCTCCCCGCGGCAACTGGCTGCACCCGGTGCGCCAGGCCGCGAACGAGCCGAGCCACTTCGAGCCGGCCCCCGAGTACCTCGAGGAGCTCATCGAAGAGGATCGTCGTCGTGCCAAGCGCCGTCGACTCGGTTGGATCGCCGGTGCTCTCGTGGTGATCGCGATGCTGGGCGTGACCGCCTTCGCCGCGTACAGCTGGACCCAGACGCGCTACTTCATCGGCGCCGACGAGGACAGCGTGGTGATCTTCCAGGGCGTGCAGCAGAACATCGGACCGATCACGCTGTCGACCCCGATCCAGGACACCGACATCCTCCTTGCGAACCTGCCGCCGTACCAGCGGGCATCGGTCGAGCGCACCATCACCGCGCGCTCCCTCTCCGACGCGATGGCGATCGTGGACCGGCTCAAAGCGGGTGCCGACGCGAACACGATCGAGACCCCGCTGCCCACGCCCATGCCGACACCTGTCGACACCCCCGAAGGCGGTGAGGGATGA
- a CDS encoding FtsW/RodA/SpoVE family cell cycle protein, whose amino-acid sequence MSTDVAADTSVIKALKRIRMPQNQRNREFWLLLFACAISGAALTLVQLGALGVIDPMILAIGGGLAALAFTLHIVLRFVASDADPFVVPIATLLTGLGIAMIYRIDIAFKNTGWNAYSTKQLAWTAISLAGAIAVVILLRNYRILFRYTYIFGLAGILLLLLPFVPGLRIPDANAAVWVSLGGAFAFQPGELAKICLAIFFAGYLVRTRESLTSVGKRVMGITWPRMRELGPVLVVWLISLGIIVFQRDLGTGTLIFGMFVAMLYVATGKTSWVLIGLALVVAGVALATQILSYVQGRFINWLFLFDADQVDPDGAGYQPMQGLFGLARGGLMGTGWGQGRPEVTPLAHSDYIITSLGEELGLIGLFAILCLYMVFVSRGMRIGLAGQDDFGKLLATGLSFTIALQVFIMVGGVTRLIPLTGLTTPFLAAGGSSLVANWLIVALLLRISDGVRRQPRVVIG is encoded by the coding sequence ATGAGCACCGACGTCGCGGCCGACACCAGTGTCATCAAGGCCCTCAAGCGCATCCGGATGCCGCAGAACCAACGCAACCGCGAGTTCTGGCTGCTGCTGTTCGCGTGCGCGATCAGCGGCGCCGCCCTGACGCTCGTGCAGCTGGGCGCACTCGGCGTGATCGACCCGATGATCCTGGCGATCGGTGGCGGCCTCGCCGCGCTCGCCTTCACCCTGCACATCGTGCTGCGCTTCGTCGCGTCAGACGCCGACCCGTTCGTCGTGCCCATCGCGACCCTGCTCACCGGCCTCGGAATCGCGATGATCTATCGGATCGACATCGCTTTCAAGAACACCGGCTGGAACGCCTACTCGACCAAGCAGCTCGCGTGGACCGCGATCTCGCTCGCGGGTGCGATCGCGGTGGTCATCCTGCTGCGCAACTACCGCATCCTGTTCCGGTACACCTACATCTTCGGCCTCGCCGGAATCCTGCTCCTGCTGCTGCCGTTCGTGCCCGGCCTGCGCATCCCGGACGCGAACGCGGCGGTCTGGGTGTCGCTCGGCGGCGCCTTCGCCTTCCAGCCGGGTGAGCTCGCAAAGATCTGCCTGGCCATCTTCTTCGCCGGCTATCTGGTGCGCACCCGCGAGAGCCTGACCTCCGTCGGCAAGCGCGTGATGGGCATCACCTGGCCCCGCATGCGCGAGCTCGGCCCCGTGCTCGTCGTCTGGCTCATCTCGCTGGGGATCATCGTGTTCCAGCGCGACCTCGGCACGGGAACGCTGATCTTCGGCATGTTCGTCGCGATGCTCTACGTCGCGACGGGCAAGACCAGCTGGGTGCTCATCGGCCTCGCCCTCGTGGTCGCCGGTGTCGCCCTCGCGACGCAGATCCTCAGCTATGTGCAGGGCCGCTTCATCAACTGGCTGTTCCTGTTCGATGCCGATCAGGTCGACCCCGACGGCGCCGGCTACCAGCCCATGCAGGGGCTCTTCGGGCTTGCACGCGGTGGACTCATGGGCACCGGCTGGGGCCAGGGCCGCCCGGAGGTCACGCCTCTGGCCCACAGCGACTACATCATCACCAGCCTCGGCGAAGAGCTCGGACTGATCGGGCTGTTCGCGATCCTCTGCCTGTACATGGTGTTCGTCAGCCGCGGCATGCGCATCGGCCTCGCGGGACAGGACGACTTCGGCAAGCTGCTGGCCACCGGGCTCTCGTTCACGATCGCGCTGCAGGTGTTCATCATGGTCGGTGGTGTCACCCGCCTCATCCCGCTGACCGGTCTGACCACACCGTTCCTCGCGGCGGGCGGCTCCTCCCTCGTGGCCAACTGGCTCATCGTGGCGCTGCTGCTGCGCATCTCCGACGGGGTGCGCCGTCAGCCCCGGGTGGTGATCGGCTGA
- a CDS encoding peptidoglycan D,D-transpeptidase FtsI family protein, whose protein sequence is MTKELRRLSIIMLFMFIALFAATSWIQVVEADALAQNSNNKRTRLDSYEIQRGSIIVDGVAIASSVPSDDRYQFQRVYTDAPMWEPVTGYFNPALGSSTGIERAMNAELSGTGSNAFLGEVERILSGQPQRGYSVELSLNTAAQRAAYEALDGLKGAVVAMDPKTGRILAMVSTPGFDANLMATHDADAANATYDQLVADANKPLSNRAIAGDLNPPGSTFKVVVAAAAYATGNWTPDSTLPNPISYTLPGSTNRVSNAWGGTCGPGETVTIAEAIRLSCNIPMAELAVELGDDTIREMADKLGFNQTFDTPLTSTASSYPRALDDAQTALTGFGQGKVTATPLQMAMVSAGLANDGVVMNPRMVDAVIGNDLSVIKAFQDSEFGRAMEADVANNVTAAMVASVATGAAQGARIDGIDVAGKTGTAENGNRPHTLWFTGFAPANDPAVAVAVVVEDGGGQGQSGSGDTIAAPIAKKVIEAVLGR, encoded by the coding sequence ATGACCAAGGAACTCCGCCGTCTCAGCATCATCATGCTGTTCATGTTCATCGCCCTCTTCGCCGCGACCAGCTGGATCCAGGTCGTCGAGGCGGACGCGCTGGCCCAGAACAGCAACAACAAGCGCACCCGGCTCGACAGCTACGAGATCCAGCGAGGGTCGATCATCGTCGACGGTGTCGCGATCGCCAGCTCGGTGCCCAGCGACGACCGGTACCAGTTCCAGCGCGTCTACACCGATGCCCCGATGTGGGAGCCGGTGACCGGGTACTTCAACCCGGCTCTGGGCTCGAGCACCGGCATCGAGAGGGCCATGAACGCCGAGCTCTCCGGCACCGGCTCGAACGCGTTCCTCGGCGAGGTCGAGCGCATCCTCTCCGGCCAGCCGCAGCGCGGCTACAGCGTGGAGCTCTCCCTGAACACCGCGGCGCAGCGGGCTGCCTACGAGGCCCTCGACGGGCTCAAGGGCGCGGTAGTCGCGATGGACCCGAAGACGGGACGCATCCTGGCGATGGTCTCGACGCCGGGTTTCGACGCCAATCTGATGGCGACGCACGACGCGGATGCGGCGAACGCGACGTACGACCAGCTGGTCGCCGATGCGAACAAGCCGCTGTCCAACCGGGCGATCGCGGGCGATCTGAACCCTCCCGGTTCGACGTTCAAGGTCGTCGTCGCGGCCGCTGCCTACGCGACAGGCAACTGGACTCCCGACTCGACGCTGCCGAACCCGATCTCCTACACCCTGCCCGGTTCGACGAACCGCGTCTCCAACGCCTGGGGCGGCACCTGCGGCCCCGGCGAGACGGTCACCATCGCCGAGGCGATCAGGCTCAGCTGCAACATCCCGATGGCCGAGCTCGCCGTGGAGCTCGGCGACGACACCATCCGCGAGATGGCGGACAAGCTCGGTTTCAACCAGACGTTCGACACGCCGTTGACCTCGACGGCCTCGAGCTACCCGCGCGCCCTCGATGACGCCCAGACCGCGCTGACCGGATTCGGCCAGGGCAAGGTCACCGCGACCCCGCTGCAGATGGCCATGGTCTCTGCCGGACTCGCAAACGACGGCGTCGTGATGAACCCGCGCATGGTCGACGCCGTGATCGGGAACGACCTCTCCGTCATCAAGGCGTTCCAGGACAGCGAGTTCGGACGGGCGATGGAGGCCGACGTGGCGAACAACGTGACCGCGGCCATGGTCGCGAGCGTCGCTACGGGCGCGGCCCAGGGTGCAAGAATAGACGGGATCGACGTGGCCGGTAAGACGGGCACCGCAGAGAACGGAAACAGGCCGCATACGTTGTGGTTCACCGGCTTCGCGCCGGCGAACGACCCCGCGGTCGCAGTAGCGGTCGTCGTCGAAGACGGCGGCGGACAGGGACAATCAGGTAGCGGCGACACCATCGCCGCTCCGATTGCGAAGAAGGTCATAGAGGCGGTGCTGGGCAGATGA
- a CDS encoding protein kinase domain-containing protein, whose amino-acid sequence MRPTQGVSFGGRYELQSRIAIGGMGEVWEATDHVIGRTVAIKILKDEYMGDPGFLERFRAEARHAALVNHEGIASVFDYGEENGSAYLVMELVPGEALSTVLERDGALSADKTLDIVAQTASALQAAHAAGLVHRDIKPGNLLITPDGRVKITDFGIARIADQVPLTATGQVMGTVQYLSPEQASGHPASPATDTYSLGIVAYECLAGKRPFTGESQVAIAMAQINEQPPPLPPTVPIPVQNLVMAMIAKKPSDRPSSSATVARAAQALRRGDLNSAAIAVPAIATGGIAGGDDATRLLNASGDDGTTRILPTTAQLPTEDAAEEEKKKKKRSPWTWPLIALIALLVIVLGGTVWAMLANQGNGDDEPSASPTTSVSQTPTPTPTPTPEVTRVDVTALNLNGKDCGAATATLTEAGFNSEITCVDGDPAPTDAEVGTVYRVAPSGNVETTQPITLTVYAARAGLPTPSDAPTITGDPVAGSTVTISWGTGFTCPSGTTLSGYVVSVQNGSFVSGGPNFQPTQRNTQVKIADAEGQQLIVTYQGMCSGGDQRTSAASPPLSVTITAAANPGDGNTGTDG is encoded by the coding sequence ATGAGGCCGACGCAGGGTGTGTCGTTCGGTGGTCGTTACGAGCTGCAGTCGCGTATCGCGATCGGTGGCATGGGCGAGGTGTGGGAAGCGACGGATCACGTCATCGGACGTACCGTCGCCATCAAGATCCTCAAGGACGAGTACATGGGGGACCCCGGGTTCCTCGAGCGTTTCCGGGCCGAGGCCCGTCACGCCGCTCTCGTGAACCATGAGGGCATCGCCAGCGTGTTCGACTACGGCGAGGAGAACGGCAGCGCCTACCTCGTGATGGAGCTGGTGCCCGGCGAGGCGCTCTCGACCGTGCTCGAGCGCGACGGCGCGCTGAGCGCCGACAAGACGCTCGACATCGTGGCCCAGACGGCTTCCGCTCTGCAGGCGGCTCACGCCGCCGGCCTCGTGCACCGCGACATCAAGCCGGGCAACCTGCTGATCACGCCCGACGGCCGCGTCAAGATCACCGACTTCGGTATCGCCCGCATCGCCGACCAGGTGCCGCTCACCGCGACCGGTCAGGTCATGGGCACCGTGCAGTACCTCTCGCCCGAACAGGCATCAGGACACCCGGCATCGCCCGCGACCGACACCTACTCGCTGGGCATCGTCGCGTACGAGTGCCTGGCAGGCAAGCGTCCGTTCACCGGCGAGTCGCAGGTGGCGATCGCGATGGCGCAGATCAACGAGCAGCCGCCGCCTCTGCCCCCCACCGTTCCGATCCCGGTGCAGAACCTGGTCATGGCCATGATCGCCAAGAAGCCCAGTGACCGTCCGTCGTCATCGGCGACGGTGGCACGCGCGGCCCAGGCCCTGCGTCGCGGAGATCTGAACTCGGCGGCCATCGCCGTTCCCGCCATCGCGACCGGCGGCATCGCCGGCGGCGACGACGCGACCAGGCTTCTGAACGCTTCCGGCGACGACGGCACCACGCGCATCCTCCCCACCACCGCTCAGCTGCCCACCGAGGACGCTGCGGAAGAGGAGAAGAAGAAGAAGAAGCGCAGCCCGTGGACCTGGCCCCTGATCGCCCTGATCGCGTTGCTGGTCATCGTGCTCGGCGGCACGGTGTGGGCGATGCTGGCGAACCAGGGCAACGGAGACGACGAGCCCTCGGCCTCGCCCACCACCTCGGTTTCTCAGACCCCGACGCCGACTCCCACTCCGACACCCGAGGTGACCCGCGTCGATGTGACCGCGCTGAACCTGAACGGCAAGGACTGCGGGGCGGCCACCGCCACGCTGACCGAGGCCGGCTTCAACAGCGAGATCACCTGCGTCGACGGCGACCCGGCGCCCACCGATGCCGAGGTCGGCACGGTGTACCGCGTCGCGCCCTCCGGCAACGTCGAGACCACCCAGCCGATCACCCTCACGGTCTACGCCGCTCGCGCCGGTCTGCCGACGCCGAGCGATGCCCCGACCATCACCGGCGACCCCGTCGCCGGCTCCACGGTGACGATCTCCTGGGGCACCGGCTTCACCTGCCCCAGCGGCACCACCCTCTCCGGCTACGTCGTCTCGGTACAGAACGGCTCCTTCGTGTCGGGCGGACCGAACTTCCAGCCGACCCAGCGCAACACGCAGGTGAAGATCGCCGACGCCGAGGGCCAGCAGCTCATCGTCACCTACCAGGGCATGTGCTCCGGTGGCGACCAGCGCACCTCGGCCGCATCTCCGCCGCTCTCGGTCACGATCACTGCGGCAGCGAATCCCGGCGATGGGAACACCGGCACCGACGGGTAA
- the pknB gene encoding Stk1 family PASTA domain-containing Ser/Thr kinase produces the protein MSTEPRVIAGRYRVDELIGHGGMAKVYRGYDLTLGREVAIKVLDPELARDTAFRNRFRLEAQAASRMSHPSIVRVFDAGDPSTSEIGSDEPPYIVMELVKGTLLKDIISAGPVPVADAVRYVDGILEALDYSHRAGVVHRDIKPGNVMVTDKGQVKVMDFGIARAVSDSSSTVAETTQIIGTAAYFSPEQAKGEPVDARADLYSTGVVLYELLTGRQPFRGESPVAVAYQHVSETPVPPTEVNEEAPRTLDPIVLRALAKDPYQRYPDAAHFRAALDSAMTGNAPTRKELGALTSELYGASPRQAQETARSLRQLSTDTTMTRTQSGPPVAWIWAGVALLAVLLASVLFWVVTISMRPPEVSSSSRIIPNLVNVSSERAQDDLAGLDLSSKIVIETSSEVAEGNVIRTDPEAGVSVEEGSTVTLYVSAGEETVVMPKIEGMALSDATNALKAAGLELGTVIQRNDKALAANTVISASEKAETELDPGTVINLVVASGKVTLTDLVGWTVDAATTNLGDLGLVAVPAETAECPATQPTTVHSMSVAPGDVPVGSSVQIFFCTG, from the coding sequence GTGTCCACAGAGCCACGAGTCATCGCGGGCCGGTACCGCGTCGACGAGCTCATCGGGCATGGCGGAATGGCGAAGGTGTACCGCGGGTACGACCTGACGCTCGGGCGCGAGGTCGCGATCAAGGTCCTCGACCCCGAACTGGCGCGTGACACCGCCTTCCGCAACCGATTCCGGCTCGAGGCGCAGGCGGCCTCGCGCATGTCGCATCCGTCGATCGTCCGCGTCTTCGACGCCGGCGACCCGTCGACGAGTGAGATCGGCTCCGATGAGCCGCCGTACATCGTCATGGAGCTCGTCAAAGGCACCCTGCTCAAGGACATCATCTCCGCCGGCCCCGTGCCGGTGGCCGACGCGGTGCGTTACGTCGACGGCATCCTCGAGGCGCTCGACTACTCGCATCGCGCCGGTGTCGTGCACCGCGACATCAAGCCGGGCAACGTGATGGTGACCGACAAGGGTCAGGTCAAGGTGATGGACTTCGGGATCGCCCGAGCCGTCTCCGACTCGTCGTCGACCGTGGCGGAGACCACCCAGATCATCGGGACCGCCGCCTACTTCTCGCCGGAGCAGGCGAAGGGCGAGCCCGTCGACGCTCGAGCCGACCTCTACTCCACCGGTGTCGTCCTGTACGAGTTGCTGACGGGCCGCCAGCCCTTCCGGGGCGAGTCACCGGTGGCCGTCGCCTACCAGCACGTCAGCGAGACCCCCGTTCCTCCGACCGAGGTGAACGAGGAAGCTCCCCGCACCCTCGACCCGATCGTGCTCCGCGCGCTCGCGAAGGACCCGTACCAGCGATACCCGGATGCCGCGCACTTCCGCGCGGCCTTGGATTCCGCCATGACGGGAAACGCTCCGACCCGCAAGGAACTCGGAGCGCTGACCAGCGAGCTCTACGGCGCGAGCCCGCGGCAGGCGCAGGAGACCGCGCGGTCGCTGCGTCAGCTCAGCACCGACACGACCATGACCAGAACCCAGTCCGGTCCGCCGGTCGCGTGGATCTGGGCGGGCGTGGCTCTGCTCGCCGTGCTGCTCGCCTCCGTGCTGTTCTGGGTCGTCACGATCAGCATGCGGCCCCCTGAGGTGTCGAGCAGCTCACGGATCATCCCGAACCTCGTCAACGTCTCGTCGGAACGCGCGCAGGACGACCTCGCAGGGCTCGACCTCTCGTCGAAGATCGTGATCGAGACGAGCTCCGAGGTCGCCGAAGGCAACGTGATCCGCACCGACCCCGAAGCGGGCGTCTCGGTGGAGGAGGGATCCACGGTCACGCTGTACGTCTCCGCGGGCGAAGAGACCGTGGTCATGCCCAAGATCGAGGGCATGGCGCTCAGCGATGCCACGAACGCGCTGAAGGCGGCGGGGCTCGAGCTCGGCACCGTCATCCAACGCAACGACAAGGCCCTGGCGGCGAACACCGTCATCTCCGCCAGCGAGAAGGCCGAGACCGAACTGGATCCGGGAACCGTCATCAACCTGGTCGTGGCCAGCGGCAAGGTGACGCTGACCGACCTCGTCGGCTGGACCGTCGATGCCGCCACGACCAACCTCGGCGATCTCGGTCTGGTCGCCGTGCCGGCCGAGACGGCGGAGTGCCCGGCCACACAGCCGACGACCGTCCACTCGATGTCGGTGGCTCCGGGTGACGTTCCCGTCGGCTCGTCGGTGCAGATCTTCTTCTGCACCGGATAG
- a CDS encoding anthranilate synthase component II has product MTRVLVVDNHDSFVHTLVGYLSELGAETVMIESDATDAAQLEHMLPAYDAVMLSPGPGTPADAGASLDAVRIATRLRIPTLGVCLGHQTIGEAFGAPVIAAPELMHGMVSAVTHDGSPLFDGIPSPFDAGRYHSLALAASDLPPDVIVTAWSENGTVMALAHRDLPLWGVQFHPESVLTEGGYRLLANWLELCGDVNAVARAEDLHPLSR; this is encoded by the coding sequence ATGACGCGAGTGCTCGTGGTCGACAACCACGACAGCTTCGTGCACACCCTGGTTGGATACCTGAGCGAGCTCGGCGCCGAGACCGTGATGATCGAGTCCGACGCCACCGACGCCGCACAGCTCGAGCACATGCTCCCCGCATACGACGCGGTGATGCTCTCACCCGGGCCGGGCACCCCGGCCGACGCCGGTGCCTCGCTCGACGCGGTGCGCATCGCCACGCGGCTGCGCATACCGACCCTCGGTGTGTGCCTCGGGCATCAGACGATCGGTGAGGCCTTCGGGGCACCGGTGATCGCCGCACCGGAGCTCATGCACGGCATGGTGTCGGCGGTCACGCACGACGGCTCCCCGCTGTTCGACGGCATCCCCTCTCCGTTCGACGCGGGTCGCTATCACTCGCTGGCACTCGCAGCGTCCGACCTGCCCCCCGATGTCATCGTGACCGCCTGGAGCGAGAACGGCACGGTGATGGCCCTGGCGCACCGTGACCTGCCGCTGTGGGGCGTGCAGTTCCATCCGGAGAGCGTGCTCACCGAGGGAGGCTACCGGCTCCTGGCGAACTGGCTGGAGCTGTGCGGTGACGTGAACGCCGTGGCGCGCGCAGAGGACCTGCACCCGCTGTCGAGGTGA